From Anopheles coluzzii chromosome 3, AcolN3, whole genome shotgun sequence, the proteins below share one genomic window:
- the LOC120955355 gene encoding tRNA N(3)-methylcytidine methyltransferase METTL6, with protein sequence MDEPVDSKTVDPSSVDRFPKQKAFNLGDVVTDAAKILTEEERTKLEEQNKRLVTPFQALKLEQEARKHWDLFYKRNENRFFKDRHWTTREFSELLAGEDPAAAASSSPLAKPDNVERISVEKKLLEIGCGVGNLIFPLIEDGHRDYFIYACDLSPRAVELVRKHNLYDERYMKAFACDITTEEVFQALPEASLDIVTLIFVLSAIHPEKFQSTVANIYRLLKPGGVVLFRDYGLYDMAQLRFKPGHKIAENFYMRQDGTRSYYFAEEEVSKLFCQTGFTVMVNSYIHRRTVNPKENIDVPRIFVQGKFLKPEQT encoded by the coding sequence TGATTCCAAAACTGTGGATCCTTCGAGCGTGGATCGGTTTCCCAAGCAAAAGGCTTTCAATCTGGGTGACGTTGTGACCGATGCGGCCAAAATTCTCACCGAGGAGGAAAGGACCAAATTGGAGGAGCAGAACAAACGCCTTGTGACGCCATTCCAAGCGCTGAAATTAGAGCAAGAGGCCCGCAAGCATTGGGATTTGTTCTACAAGCGAAATGAAAACCGGTTCTTCAAAGATCGCCACTGGACGACGCGTGAGTTTAGCGAGCTGCTGGCGGGTGAAGATCCGGCAGCCGCTGCTAGCTCCTCGCCACTGGCCAAGCCGGACAACGTGGAAAGGATAAGCGTTGAGAAAAAGCTGCTAGAAATTGGGTGCGGTGTTGGGAATTTAATATTTCCTCTAATCGAAGACGGGCATCGTGACTACTTCATCTATGCGTGTGATCTGTCACCACGTGCCGTGGAGCTGGTGCGGAAACATAACCTGTACGATGAGCGGTACATGAAAGCGTTCGCCTGCGACATCACGACGGAGGAAGTGTTCCAGGCGCTACCCGAGGCCAGCCTGGACATAGTTACGCTGATCTTCGTACTGTCCGCTATACATCCGGAAAAGTTCCAATCGACGGTGGCCAACATTTACCGGCTGTTGAAGCCGGGAGGGGTTGTGCTGTTCCGCGATTACGGCCTGTACGATATGGCTCAGTTACGGTTCAAGCCAGGGCATAAGATAGCGGAAAATTTCTACATGCGACAGGACGGTACGAGAAGCTACTACTTTGCCGAGGAGGAAGTATCGAAATTGTTCTGCCAGACCGGCTTTACGGTGATGGTGAACAGCTACATTCATCGGCGCACGGTAAACCCAAAGGAAAATATCGATGTGCCAAGAATATTTGTCCAGGGGAAGTTTCTAAAACCGGAGCAAACATAA